From a region of the Arachis ipaensis cultivar K30076 chromosome B09, Araip1.1, whole genome shotgun sequence genome:
- the LOC107619263 gene encoding protein DETOXIFICATION 12 isoform X1, with amino-acid sequence MTMNMEEPLLAPREKELERKRRRGVTWKTLIQELKSICIIAGPMVAVTAFQYLLQIVSIMMVGHLGELYLSATALAFSLSTVTGFSLLLGMASGLETTCGQAYGAQQYQRIGKQTYTAIFCLILVSVPLSFIWINIEQILVFLGQDPMIAHEAAKFMLWLVPALLAYSILQPLVRYFQMQSLLLPMLITSCVVFCVHILLCWALVFKTQLKNVGGALSFSISIWLNVIILGLYMRYSSACAKTRAPLSMDIFQGTREFFRFAVPSAVMICLEWWSFELIILLSGLLPNPQLETSVLSVCLNTISTVYCIPFGIGAAASTRISNELGAGNPEAARIVVMAAMCLAMMETSVVSATLFSCRHIFGYVFSSEKEVVDYVTVMAPLVCLSVIFDSMQGFLSGVARGCGWQHLGVYVNLGAFYLCGIPAAATLAFWVKLRGIGLWVGIQTGSFLQVSLLAIITSCINWEQQAIKARTRIFEGQFSADSSTLV; translated from the exons ATGACTATGAACATGGAGGAGCCCCTATTGGCACCTAGAGAGAAAGAActagagagaaaaagaagaagaggagtaACATGGAAAACCTTAATCCAAGAACTGAAGAGTATTTGCATCATAGCAGGTCCTATGGTAGCTGTTACAGCCTTCCAGTATCTTCTACAGATTGTATCTATCATGATGGTTGGTCACCTTGGCGAGCTTTATCTCTCTGCCACCGCCTTAGCTTTCTCCCTTTCCACCGTCACTGGTTTCAGCCTTCTT CTGGGGATGGCTAGTGGTCTGGAAACTACTTGTGGACAGGCTTATGGAGCTCAGCAATACCAAAGAATTGGAAAGCAAACATACACTGCCATCTTCTGTCTAATATTGGTGTCTGTTCCTCTGTCTTTCATTTGGATCAACATTGAACAGATACTAGTGTTCCTTGGTCAGGACCCTATGATTGCTCATGAAGCTGCAAAGTTCATGCTTTGGCTTGTTCCAGCACTTTTGGCATACTCAATTCTGCAGCCATTAGTTCGATACTTCCAAATGCAAAGCTTGCTTCTTCCTATGCTAATAACCTCTTGTGTAGTCTTTTGTGTCCACATACTTCTTTGTTGGGCATTGGTGTTCAAGACTCAACTCAAGAATGTTGGTGGTGCTTTATCATTTAGCATCTCAATCTGGTTGAATGTCATCATTCTTGGATTATACATGAGATACTCTTCAGCATGTGCCAAAACACGAGCTCCACTCTCCATGGACATATTCCAAGGAACTCGCGAGTTCTTTCGATTTGCAGTCCCTTCTGCAGTAATGATttg TCTTGAATGGTGGTCATTTGAGCTGATAATCTTGCTATCTGGGCTGTTACCAAATCCACAACTTGAAACTTCAGTACTATCAGTTTG TCTTAATACCATTTCAACTGTGTATTGTATCCCTTTTGGAATTGGTGCTGCAGCAAG CACAAGGATTTCAAATGAATTAGGAGCTGGGAATCCAGAGGCTGCCCGGATTGTGGTGATGGCAGCAATGTGTCTTGCAATGATGGAGACAAGTGTAGTAAGTGCAACTCTTTTCAGCTGCCGCCACATCTTTGGATATGTTTTCAGCAGTGAGAAGGAAGTTGTTGATTATGTAACTGTCATGGCTCCTTTGGTCTGTCTCTCAGTCATATTTGACAGCATGCAAGGTTTTCTTTCAG GGGTTGCTAGAGGTTGTGGATGGCAGCACTTAGGTGTTTATGTGAATCTTGGAGCATTCTACCTCTGTGGGATTCCGGCTGCTGCCACATTGGCATTTTGGGTGAAACTGAGAGGAATAGGACTTTGGGTTGGTATACAAACTGGATCTTTTCTTCAAGTTTCTCTACTTGCTATCATAACAAGTTGCATCAATTGGGAACAACAA gcaatcaaagcaaGAACGAGAATATTTGAGGGTCAATTTTCAGCAGACAGTAGTACATTGGTATGA
- the LOC107619263 gene encoding protein DETOXIFICATION 12 isoform X2, which produces MTMNMEEPLLAPREKELERKRRRGVTWKTLIQELKSICIIAGPMVAVTAFQYLLQIVSIMMVGHLGELYLSATALAFSLSTVTGFSLLLGMASGLETTCGQAYGAQQYQRIGKQTYTAIFCLILVSVPLSFIWINIEQILVFLGQDPMIAHEAAKFMLWLVPALLAYSILQPLVRYFQMQSLLLPMLITSCVVFCVHILLCWALVFKTQLKNVGGALSFSISIWLNVIILGLYMRYSSACAKTRAPLSMDIFQGTREFFRFAVPSAVMICLNTISTVYCIPFGIGAAASTRISNELGAGNPEAARIVVMAAMCLAMMETSVVSATLFSCRHIFGYVFSSEKEVVDYVTVMAPLVCLSVIFDSMQGFLSGVARGCGWQHLGVYVNLGAFYLCGIPAAATLAFWVKLRGIGLWVGIQTGSFLQVSLLAIITSCINWEQQAIKARTRIFEGQFSADSSTLV; this is translated from the exons ATGACTATGAACATGGAGGAGCCCCTATTGGCACCTAGAGAGAAAGAActagagagaaaaagaagaagaggagtaACATGGAAAACCTTAATCCAAGAACTGAAGAGTATTTGCATCATAGCAGGTCCTATGGTAGCTGTTACAGCCTTCCAGTATCTTCTACAGATTGTATCTATCATGATGGTTGGTCACCTTGGCGAGCTTTATCTCTCTGCCACCGCCTTAGCTTTCTCCCTTTCCACCGTCACTGGTTTCAGCCTTCTT CTGGGGATGGCTAGTGGTCTGGAAACTACTTGTGGACAGGCTTATGGAGCTCAGCAATACCAAAGAATTGGAAAGCAAACATACACTGCCATCTTCTGTCTAATATTGGTGTCTGTTCCTCTGTCTTTCATTTGGATCAACATTGAACAGATACTAGTGTTCCTTGGTCAGGACCCTATGATTGCTCATGAAGCTGCAAAGTTCATGCTTTGGCTTGTTCCAGCACTTTTGGCATACTCAATTCTGCAGCCATTAGTTCGATACTTCCAAATGCAAAGCTTGCTTCTTCCTATGCTAATAACCTCTTGTGTAGTCTTTTGTGTCCACATACTTCTTTGTTGGGCATTGGTGTTCAAGACTCAACTCAAGAATGTTGGTGGTGCTTTATCATTTAGCATCTCAATCTGGTTGAATGTCATCATTCTTGGATTATACATGAGATACTCTTCAGCATGTGCCAAAACACGAGCTCCACTCTCCATGGACATATTCCAAGGAACTCGCGAGTTCTTTCGATTTGCAGTCCCTTCTGCAGTAATGATttg TCTTAATACCATTTCAACTGTGTATTGTATCCCTTTTGGAATTGGTGCTGCAGCAAG CACAAGGATTTCAAATGAATTAGGAGCTGGGAATCCAGAGGCTGCCCGGATTGTGGTGATGGCAGCAATGTGTCTTGCAATGATGGAGACAAGTGTAGTAAGTGCAACTCTTTTCAGCTGCCGCCACATCTTTGGATATGTTTTCAGCAGTGAGAAGGAAGTTGTTGATTATGTAACTGTCATGGCTCCTTTGGTCTGTCTCTCAGTCATATTTGACAGCATGCAAGGTTTTCTTTCAG GGGTTGCTAGAGGTTGTGGATGGCAGCACTTAGGTGTTTATGTGAATCTTGGAGCATTCTACCTCTGTGGGATTCCGGCTGCTGCCACATTGGCATTTTGGGTGAAACTGAGAGGAATAGGACTTTGGGTTGGTATACAAACTGGATCTTTTCTTCAAGTTTCTCTACTTGCTATCATAACAAGTTGCATCAATTGGGAACAACAA gcaatcaaagcaaGAACGAGAATATTTGAGGGTCAATTTTCAGCAGACAGTAGTACATTGGTATGA